In Deinococcus aquiradiocola, one genomic interval encodes:
- a CDS encoding ROK family transcriptional regulator translates to MNYDVLDMAAVRVQHSLLLLQLLWQQDAPRIDLSRRVGLSRSAISSIVQDLLSAGLVHEVGARVSERVGRRATMLSLNQTAAYLLSIDLGASHVRVALLDLRCTVIASCEQPHDIRTGPADTYTLMRRLSLDVLAQAGVPEAHVAAVGVGIPGPVDFRTGEVIRPPNMTGWDGQNVSRSLGELFSVPVLVDNDANLGALAEWKFGERRGTPDLIYIKAATGIGSGVLLGGRLHRGVSGGAGEIGHISINEQGPLGRSGNPGSLESYAAAGVVLSKMRTRLHRYPGTSLTEDSRMGDLTRLSGTDPLARDLWAEVGRHLGVAITTTLNLFNPSAVVIGGQMAAAGEPLLCAVRQVVQERAMQVNRGDVSITGSTLGRDIGVLGAGVMMLELLYSPAGIGQLTRVSRATAQNASGSRAPPPVQAARREVPSAFPPTPVPRVPLSASPSTSLTEDFS, encoded by the coding sequence ATGAACTACGACGTTCTCGACATGGCCGCTGTGCGCGTACAGCACAGTCTGCTGCTGCTCCAGCTGCTCTGGCAGCAGGACGCGCCGCGGATCGACCTGTCGCGCCGCGTGGGCCTGTCGAGGAGCGCCATCAGCAGCATCGTGCAGGACCTGCTGTCGGCCGGACTGGTGCACGAGGTCGGGGCGCGCGTCAGCGAACGGGTGGGCCGCCGCGCCACCATGCTCAGCCTCAACCAGACGGCCGCGTACCTGCTGAGCATCGACCTCGGTGCGAGCCACGTCCGCGTGGCCCTGCTGGACCTGCGCTGCACCGTGATCGCCAGCTGCGAGCAGCCGCACGACATCCGCACCGGTCCGGCCGACACGTACACCCTGATGCGCCGCCTGTCGCTGGACGTGCTGGCCCAGGCGGGCGTGCCCGAAGCGCACGTCGCGGCGGTCGGCGTCGGTATTCCCGGCCCGGTCGACTTCCGGACCGGTGAGGTCATCCGCCCGCCCAACATGACCGGCTGGGACGGCCAGAACGTCTCCCGTTCGCTCGGTGAACTGTTCAGCGTGCCGGTCCTCGTCGACAACGACGCGAACCTCGGCGCGCTCGCCGAATGGAAGTTCGGGGAGCGCCGCGGCACGCCGGACCTCATCTACATCAAGGCCGCGACCGGCATCGGGTCCGGCGTGCTGCTCGGCGGGCGACTGCACCGCGGCGTGAGCGGCGGCGCGGGCGAGATCGGGCACATCAGCATCAACGAACAGGGCCCGCTCGGCCGCAGCGGCAACCCCGGCAGTCTCGAAAGCTACGCGGCGGCCGGCGTGGTCCTCTCCAAGATGCGCACCCGCCTGCACCGCTACCCCGGCACGTCCCTCACCGAGGACAGCCGCATGGGCGACCTGACCCGGCTGAGCGGCACGGACCCCCTGGCGCGCGACCTGTGGGCCGAAGTGGGCCGTCACCTCGGCGTCGCCATCACCACCACCCTCAACCTCTTCAATCCGTCCGCCGTCGTGATCGGCGGGCAGATGGCCGCCGCGGGCGAACCGCTGCTGTGCGCCGTGCGTCAGGTGGTGCAGGAGCGCGCCATGCAGGTCAACCGCGGCGACGTCAGCATCACCGGCAGCACCCTGGGCCGCGACATCGGCGTGCTCGGTGCGGGCGTCATGATGCTCGAACTGCTGTACTCGCCCGCCGGGATCGGGCAACTCACCCGCGTCAGCCGCGCCACGGCCCAGAACGCCTCGGGGTCGCGCGCGCCCCCACCGGTCCAGGCGGCCCGGCGAGAAGTTCCGTCCGCTTTCCCTCCCACGCCCGTCCCACGGGTGCCGCTGTCCGCTTCACCATCCACGTCCCTCACGGAGGACTTTTCATGA
- a CDS encoding ArsC/Spx/MgsR family protein, whose protein sequence is MFGLKKSSATRAAERFFKERRVKVIFVDLGARPIARGELGRFVQKFGLTALLDLNGKAYESLGLAYLRISEERLTERVIEHPEVLRLPLVRGGKLLSVGEDPQGWAAMLAQD, encoded by the coding sequence ATGTTCGGCCTGAAGAAATCCAGCGCCACGCGCGCCGCCGAACGCTTCTTCAAGGAACGGCGCGTCAAGGTGATCTTCGTGGACCTCGGCGCGCGCCCCATCGCCAGGGGCGAACTCGGGAGGTTCGTGCAGAAGTTCGGCCTCACGGCCCTGCTCGACCTGAACGGCAAGGCCTACGAATCGCTGGGCCTCGCGTACCTGCGCATCAGCGAGGAACGCCTCACCGAACGCGTCATCGAACACCCCGAGGTGCTGCGCCTGCCGCTCGTGCGCGGCGGCAAACTGCTCAGCGTCGGCGAGGACCCGCAGGGCTGGGCCGCCATGCTCGCCCAGGACTGA
- a CDS encoding ABC transporter substrate-binding protein translates to MHSNRNRFAIRLSGLLALSLALAPAASAQATRTVNIGLGYIPNVQFTPFYVADRLGYFKAEGLNVKYQHGYVSELMPLLLQGKLDFVVGDPEDAIFARAQGADVRYVMAMYQKIPVTVFSLPARNINSAADLKGRTVGIPGTFGSSYFALGALLDAAKLKESDIRLASIGFTQLEAVRSGKVDAAVGYVNNEVVQLAAAGIKADTLDVTGAYPMVGVGLMTTGKTLTGDIAKRVVRAAQRGLKFTVASSAQAFRVAQPVFGSGGGNLDVLKASVPLMQSAATRQNGLGFSDPAGWSKAVAYLQRSGKLPATFKATDFYSNALISKTMK, encoded by the coding sequence ATGCATTCAAACAGGAACCGTTTCGCCATCCGTCTGTCCGGTCTGCTCGCCCTGTCCCTGGCGCTCGCGCCCGCCGCGTCCGCGCAGGCGACCCGCACCGTGAACATCGGGCTGGGGTACATCCCGAACGTGCAGTTCACGCCGTTCTACGTCGCCGACAGGCTCGGGTACTTCAAGGCCGAGGGCCTGAACGTCAAGTACCAGCACGGCTACGTGTCGGAACTCATGCCGCTGCTGCTGCAGGGCAAGCTGGACTTCGTGGTCGGCGATCCCGAGGACGCCATCTTCGCGCGCGCGCAGGGCGCCGACGTCCGGTACGTGATGGCGATGTACCAGAAGATTCCCGTCACGGTCTTCAGCCTGCCCGCCAGGAACATCAACTCGGCCGCGGACCTCAAGGGCCGCACGGTCGGCATTCCCGGCACGTTCGGCAGCAGCTACTTCGCGCTGGGCGCCCTGCTGGACGCCGCGAAACTCAAGGAGAGCGACATCCGCCTCGCCAGCATCGGGTTCACGCAGCTGGAAGCGGTCCGCAGCGGCAAGGTGGACGCCGCCGTCGGCTACGTGAACAACGAGGTGGTGCAGCTCGCGGCGGCGGGCATCAAGGCCGACACGCTCGACGTGACGGGCGCGTACCCGATGGTCGGCGTGGGCCTCATGACGACCGGCAAGACCCTGACGGGCGACATCGCCAAGCGCGTCGTGCGTGCCGCGCAGCGCGGCCTGAAGTTCACGGTCGCCAGCAGCGCGCAGGCGTTCCGGGTGGCGCAGCCGGTGTTCGGGTCGGGCGGCGGGAACCTCGACGTGCTGAAGGCCAGCGTGCCGCTGATGCAGTCCGCCGCGACGCGTCAGAACGGCCTGGGGTTCAGCGACCCGGCCGGGTGGAGCAAGGCCGTCGCGTACCTGCAGCGCTCCGGGAAGCTCCCTGCGACCTTCAAGGCGACGGACTTCTACAGCAACGCCCTCATCAGCAAGACCATGAAGTGA
- a CDS encoding ABC transporter substrate-binding protein: MKNRTKTAIVTVTAAALLASAAQAAGKLEIFSWWAGDEGPALAALVKLYNAKYPSVTVDNATVTGGAGTNAKAVLKTRMLGGDPPDSFQAHAGQELTGTWVVAGRMEDLSSLYKSEGWASKFPKAVIDLISYKGGIYSVPVNVHRSNVMWYVPATLKKMGVTAPTSWSTFLTTCNKLKAKGMATPLVMGENWTQQMIWESVAVGVLGPKGWNDLWSGKLKFTDPRVVGVFTTYGKVLDCANKDAAGLSWQQATDRVLSGQAAFNIMGDWAAGYLTTTKKLKAGTDFAWSASPSTNGTFIMLADSFGLPKGAKDKTEVMNWLKLLGSKEGQDTFNPLKGSIAARTDSDLSKYSTYSQSAAKDWKSKVIVGSMVHGAAANEAFTSGFGSINDAFVSNRDAKAAAQAAQDLATKSKIGM; the protein is encoded by the coding sequence ATGAAGAACCGCACCAAGACCGCCATCGTCACCGTCACCGCCGCAGCCCTGCTCGCCAGCGCTGCCCAGGCGGCCGGCAAGCTCGAGATCTTCTCGTGGTGGGCCGGTGACGAAGGCCCCGCCCTTGCCGCGCTCGTCAAGCTGTACAACGCCAAGTACCCCAGCGTGACCGTGGACAACGCCACCGTCACCGGCGGCGCCGGCACGAACGCCAAGGCCGTCCTCAAGACCCGCATGCTCGGCGGCGATCCGCCGGACAGCTTCCAGGCGCACGCCGGCCAGGAACTCACCGGCACGTGGGTCGTCGCGGGCCGCATGGAGGACCTGAGCAGCCTCTACAAGAGCGAAGGCTGGGCCAGCAAGTTCCCCAAGGCCGTCATCGACCTCATCAGCTACAAGGGCGGCATCTACAGCGTGCCCGTCAACGTGCACCGCAGCAACGTGATGTGGTACGTGCCCGCCACCCTCAAGAAGATGGGCGTCACCGCCCCCACCAGCTGGTCCACCTTCCTCACCACCTGCAACAAGCTCAAGGCGAAGGGCATGGCCACCCCCCTCGTCATGGGTGAGAACTGGACCCAGCAGATGATCTGGGAGTCCGTCGCCGTCGGCGTGCTCGGCCCCAAAGGCTGGAACGACCTGTGGAGCGGCAAGCTGAAGTTCACGGACCCCCGCGTGGTCGGCGTGTTCACCACCTACGGCAAGGTCCTCGACTGCGCCAACAAGGACGCCGCCGGCCTCAGCTGGCAGCAGGCCACCGACCGCGTGCTGTCCGGTCAGGCCGCCTTCAACATCATGGGTGACTGGGCCGCCGGGTACCTCACCACCACCAAGAAGCTGAAGGCCGGCACCGACTTCGCCTGGAGCGCCAGCCCCAGCACGAACGGCACCTTCATCATGCTCGCCGACTCCTTCGGCCTGCCCAAGGGCGCCAAGGACAAGACCGAAGTCATGAACTGGCTCAAGCTGCTCGGCAGCAAGGAAGGCCAGGACACCTTCAACCCCCTCAAGGGCAGCATCGCCGCCCGTACCGACAGCGACCTGAGCAAGTACAGCACGTACAGCCAGAGCGCCGCCAAGGACTGGAAGAGCAAGGTCATCGTGGGCAGCATGGTGCACGGCGCCGCCGCCAACGAAGCCTTCACCAGCGGCTTCGGCAGCATCAACGACGCCTTCGTCAGCAACCGCGACGCGAAGGCCGCCGCCCAGGCCGCCCAGGACCTGGCCACCAAGTCCAAGATCGGCATGTAA
- a CDS encoding DUF1990 family protein produces the protein MFLLRRPTPAAVQAFLHAQRRSGLTYPEVGGTRGGPLPAGYAHDRHRALLGHGADCYARARDALNSWQMFRTGWITLCTPDAAFREGETLVVQVAHLGFWSLIADRVVYTVDEERVCAFGYGTLDGHAEQGEERFTVRFAPGGEVWFELLAFSRPRHPLARLGGPVVRALQRRAARSYTAAMRRAVNG, from the coding sequence GTGTTCCTGCTGCGCCGCCCCACCCCTGCCGCCGTGCAGGCCTTCCTGCACGCCCAGCGCCGCTCGGGACTCACGTACCCCGAGGTGGGCGGGACGCGCGGCGGGCCTCTCCCGGCCGGGTACGCGCACGACCGGCACCGGGCGCTGCTGGGGCACGGCGCGGACTGTTACGCGCGGGCGCGGGACGCGCTGAACTCCTGGCAGATGTTCAGGACCGGGTGGATCACGCTGTGCACGCCGGACGCGGCGTTCCGGGAGGGCGAGACGCTGGTGGTGCAGGTCGCGCACCTGGGCTTCTGGAGCCTGATCGCGGACCGGGTGGTGTACACCGTGGACGAGGAGCGCGTGTGCGCCTTCGGGTACGGGACGCTGGACGGGCACGCCGAGCAGGGCGAGGAACGGTTCACGGTCCGGTTCGCTCCCGGCGGGGAGGTGTGGTTCGAACTGCTGGCCTTCTCTCGGCCCAGGCACCCGCTCGCGCGGCTGGGCGGGCCGGTCGTGCGCGCGTTGCAGCGGCGCGCGGCGCGCAGTTACACGGCCGCGATGCGCCGGGCCGTGAACGGCTGA
- a CDS encoding DUF937 domain-containing protein — MDFLELFRSQLNGPVMERLGGVLGLDAAQAQQIGQAVLPAQLKVITDKVATTAGAQHVLDLAAQVPHGTPQDLLAAPDSLTTLRQKGTALLPQLLGNRLDDTVQGLAQQTGASRGGVQGMMQMILPLMLGMIGQQAGKFGLNASTLGGLFSGGLGGLGTAAAGLGGAAAGLGAAAMGGLGKAADGVQGTVSGLGDGLSAGATNLSKDVRGAAAGIGGAAAGLGAAAAGGLGSAAGAVGGAARGVGGAVTDGMATVGEGAGLGGGVLHSNPALGGRKGLGWLWLLPLLLLLLLGGCFLLRGKPAAVFAVTEPANGAAVSGPFAVKGTGTAGEEVTVSENGQPVGKATVGEDGTFSADVPAPTAGDHTYAISEAGSSENLNLTVKAAAAAGTAAGAGDMSGMDMNGKFSIAAPASDANLPAGAFELKGSGKPGDVLEIFEDGVSLGKVTVGTDGMWTLNVPSPAAGAHTYSIKGPDGAELGSVKATVAAAAASTAACTKDFSLSIPDGQTVAEPFRFGGVGSGKSYTVTVTRGDRKIGSKVLPLDGTCGYSYTSKPGKGTITYSVSQTGSADVAGKITLTVK; from the coding sequence ATGGACTTTCTCGAACTCTTCAGAAGCCAGCTGAACGGCCCGGTCATGGAACGGCTGGGCGGCGTGCTCGGCCTCGACGCCGCGCAGGCGCAGCAGATCGGCCAGGCCGTGCTGCCCGCGCAGCTCAAGGTCATCACCGACAAGGTCGCCACGACCGCCGGCGCGCAGCACGTGCTGGACCTCGCCGCGCAGGTGCCGCACGGCACGCCGCAGGACCTGCTCGCCGCCCCTGACAGCCTCACCACCCTGCGGCAGAAGGGCACGGCGCTGCTGCCGCAGCTGCTCGGTAACCGCCTCGACGACACCGTGCAGGGCCTCGCGCAGCAGACCGGCGCCAGCCGCGGCGGCGTGCAGGGCATGATGCAGATGATCCTGCCGCTCATGCTCGGCATGATCGGCCAGCAGGCCGGCAAGTTCGGCCTGAACGCTTCCACCCTCGGCGGCCTCTTCAGTGGTGGCCTCGGCGGTCTGGGCACGGCAGCAGCCGGTCTGGGCGGCGCGGCGGCGGGTCTCGGTGCGGCCGCGATGGGTGGTCTGGGCAAGGCGGCGGACGGCGTTCAGGGCACCGTGAGCGGCCTCGGTGACGGCCTGAGCGCCGGTGCGACCAACCTCAGCAAGGACGTGCGCGGCGCGGCTGCCGGGATCGGCGGTGCGGCCGCTGGCCTGGGTGCGGCGGCGGCTGGCGGTCTCGGCAGCGCTGCGGGCGCGGTCGGTGGCGCGGCACGCGGCGTGGGCGGCGCGGTCACGGACGGCATGGCGACCGTCGGTGAGGGCGCTGGGCTGGGCGGCGGCGTGCTGCACAGCAACCCGGCCCTCGGGGGCCGCAAGGGCCTCGGCTGGCTGTGGCTGCTGCCGCTGCTGCTCCTGCTGCTGCTCGGCGGCTGCTTCCTGCTGCGTGGCAAGCCCGCCGCGGTCTTCGCCGTCACCGAGCCTGCCAACGGCGCGGCCGTCAGCGGCCCCTTCGCCGTGAAAGGCACCGGCACGGCCGGCGAGGAAGTCACCGTCAGCGAGAACGGCCAGCCGGTCGGCAAGGCCACCGTCGGAGAGGACGGCACCTTCAGCGCGGACGTGCCCGCCCCCACCGCCGGTGACCACACGTACGCCATCAGCGAGGCGGGCAGCAGCGAGAACCTCAACCTGACCGTCAAGGCGGCCGCCGCGGCCGGCACGGCTGCCGGTGCGGGCGACATGAGCGGCATGGACATGAACGGCAAGTTCTCCATCGCCGCGCCCGCCTCCGACGCGAACCTCCCCGCGGGCGCCTTCGAGCTGAAGGGCAGCGGCAAGCCCGGCGACGTGCTCGAAATCTTCGAGGACGGCGTCAGCCTCGGCAAGGTCACGGTCGGCACGGACGGCATGTGGACCCTGAACGTCCCCAGCCCCGCCGCGGGCGCGCACACCTACAGCATCAAGGGACCGGACGGCGCCGAACTCGGCAGCGTCAAGGCGACCGTCGCGGCCGCGGCGGCCAGCACGGCGGCCTGCACCAAGGACTTCTCGCTCAGCATTCCCGACGGGCAGACCGTCGCCGAACCCTTCCGTTTCGGCGGCGTGGGCAGCGGCAAGAGCTACACCGTCACCGTCACGCGCGGCGACCGCAAGATCGGCAGCAAGGTCCTGCCGCTCGACGGCACCTGCGGATACAGCTACACCAGCAAGCCCGGCAAGGGCACCATCACGTACTCCGTCAGCCAGACCGGCTCGGCCGACGTGGCCGGCAAGATCACCCTGACCGTCAAGTGA
- a CDS encoding carbohydrate ABC transporter permease, translated as MKNTDRLWSKIVLAPSIILLAIFVYGFIARTGYTSLTDWGNDPVQAMSLTPVIKFIGLQNYTDLFTGGLNVRFRQDMISTLFFTVFFIAGCLGLGLTLALMLDRNPRGEGLWRTIFLFPMSLSFIVTGTIWRWMLQPQGGLNQLLHLDPAKSEWLTSRGSILSFDWNKIPLITAAVVAVVLGVVAFQAMRAGQRTRTLVAAGCAALLLVWALFVGPNVKLLPAPELHGFNLAFIGIIIAAVWQMSGYTMALYLAGLRGIPEEIREAARVDGAGEWDTYRHVIFPLLAPITLSAMIVLGHISLKIFDLVFAMTGPDNAATDVPALLMYITSFRQNAFAVGAAIGTVLLLLVAVIIVPYLASQFKTEEAR; from the coding sequence ATGAAGAACACCGATCGCCTCTGGTCCAAGATCGTGCTGGCCCCGTCGATCATTTTGCTCGCCATTTTCGTGTACGGCTTCATTGCCCGCACCGGCTACACCAGCCTCACCGACTGGGGCAACGACCCCGTTCAGGCGATGAGCCTCACGCCCGTCATCAAATTCATCGGGCTGCAGAACTACACCGACCTCTTCACCGGCGGCCTGAACGTCCGTTTCCGGCAGGACATGATCAGCACCCTGTTCTTCACGGTGTTCTTCATCGCCGGCTGCCTCGGGCTGGGCCTCACGCTCGCCCTGATGCTCGACCGCAACCCGCGCGGCGAGGGCCTGTGGCGCACCATCTTCCTGTTCCCCATGAGCCTGTCCTTCATCGTGACCGGCACCATCTGGCGCTGGATGCTGCAGCCGCAGGGCGGCCTGAACCAGCTGCTGCACCTCGACCCCGCCAAGAGCGAATGGCTCACCAGCCGCGGCAGCATCCTGTCCTTCGACTGGAACAAGATCCCGCTCATCACGGCCGCCGTGGTCGCCGTCGTGCTGGGCGTCGTGGCGTTCCAGGCGATGCGGGCCGGTCAGCGCACCCGCACGCTCGTCGCGGCCGGCTGTGCGGCCCTGCTGCTCGTGTGGGCGCTGTTCGTCGGCCCGAACGTCAAGCTGCTGCCCGCCCCCGAACTGCACGGCTTCAACCTTGCCTTCATCGGCATCATCATCGCCGCCGTGTGGCAGATGAGCGGCTACACCATGGCGCTGTACCTCGCGGGCCTGCGCGGCATTCCCGAAGAGATCCGCGAGGCGGCCCGCGTGGACGGCGCCGGCGAGTGGGACACGTACCGTCACGTCATCTTCCCGCTGCTCGCCCCGATCACGCTGTCCGCCATGATCGTGCTCGGCCACATCAGCCTGAAGATCTTCGACCTGGTGTTCGCCATGACCGGCCCCGACAACGCCGCCACGGACGTACCCGCCCTGCTGATGTACATCACGTCCTTCCGCCAGAACGCCTTCGCGGTCGGCGCGGCCATCGGGACGGTGCTGCTGCTGCTCGTCGCCGTGATCATCGTTCCGTACCTGGCGAGCCAGTTCAAGACCGAGGAGGCCCGCTGA
- a CDS encoding DUF4384 domain-containing protein, which produces MNKTKLTALLAPLALGAVLLGTAVSTNASAAPKLSAQSIIVNPVQTSLSVKVWTDRDTSGAQTPNYSVGDKIRIYTSVNQDAYVYLFNVDPNGQVDLILPNRYAGGANYVRAGTVKAFPSSQDRFTFDIAAPYGLNKVLALASKTQLNLNDIATFQTQNSSQGFADVKVQGQQQLAQALSIVVNPVPQNTWISDTAYYNVAQGYSAQPAPAPVVSVPSYGFPVYTPQGDEWRSTFSTDRNADDVYAYYAAQLQRQGFRQVDRRADRGRYAGEFQNGNSTSELRITLNGGKVEVVIIKRN; this is translated from the coding sequence ATGAACAAGACCAAGCTCACCGCCCTGCTCGCCCCCCTGGCCCTCGGCGCCGTCCTGCTCGGCACGGCCGTCAGCACCAACGCCTCGGCCGCGCCCAAGCTGTCCGCGCAGAGCATCATCGTGAACCCCGTGCAGACCAGCCTGAGCGTCAAGGTCTGGACGGACCGCGACACCAGCGGCGCGCAGACCCCCAACTACTCTGTCGGCGACAAGATCCGCATCTACACCAGCGTGAACCAGGACGCATACGTATACCTGTTCAACGTGGACCCCAACGGGCAGGTCGACCTGATCCTCCCCAACCGCTATGCGGGCGGCGCGAACTACGTGCGTGCCGGGACCGTCAAGGCCTTCCCCAGCAGCCAGGACCGCTTCACCTTCGACATCGCCGCGCCCTACGGCCTGAACAAGGTGCTGGCGCTCGCGTCCAAGACCCAGCTGAACCTGAACGACATCGCCACCTTCCAGACGCAGAACAGCAGCCAGGGCTTCGCGGACGTCAAGGTGCAGGGCCAGCAGCAGCTCGCGCAGGCGCTCAGCATCGTCGTGAACCCCGTCCCGCAGAACACCTGGATCAGCGACACCGCGTACTACAACGTCGCGCAGGGTTACAGCGCCCAGCCCGCCCCGGCCCCCGTCGTGAGCGTCCCCAGCTACGGCTTCCCCGTCTACACCCCCCAGGGTGACGAGTGGCGCAGCACCTTCAGCACCGACCGCAACGCGGACGACGTGTACGCGTACTACGCCGCGCAGCTGCAGCGCCAGGGCTTCCGTCAGGTGGACCGCCGCGCCGACCGTGGCCGGTACGCGGGCGAGTTCCAGAACGGCAACAGCACCAGCGAACTGCGCATCACCCTGAACGGCGGCAAGGTCGAAGTCGTCATCATCAAACGCAACTGA
- a CDS encoding NAD-dependent epimerase/dehydratase family protein has translation MTTTPPLRVLLTGASGEVGTALRHGLHGTFDLILTDLNPPADLQAHETYRQADLQDPEQVRAAMAGAQAVIHLGGIANEHRYDRIRAVNIDGTQHVLQAAHEHGVTRVAFASSIHTVGYYPRSEQVSPDMPVRPDTFYGVSKVAGEALGRMYWERHGLEFVSVRICSFLQRPEYERNLSTWLSPRDAVQLFRQAITAPRVGYLTVAGISGNTRAWMTRDGWDTLGYVPEDDAETYLQAVQGRTQGAQGSRTESNQGGVFTEPDYVGLAATEPRS, from the coding sequence ATGACCACCACCCCCCCCCTGCGCGTGCTGCTGACCGGCGCGTCCGGCGAGGTCGGCACGGCCCTGCGCCACGGCCTGCACGGCACCTTCGACCTGATCCTCACGGACCTGAACCCCCCCGCCGACCTGCAGGCGCACGAAACGTACCGTCAGGCCGACCTGCAGGACCCCGAACAGGTCCGGGCCGCCATGGCGGGCGCGCAGGCCGTGATCCACCTGGGCGGCATCGCCAACGAGCACCGCTACGACCGCATCCGCGCCGTGAACATCGACGGCACGCAGCACGTCCTGCAGGCCGCGCACGAGCACGGCGTCACGCGCGTCGCCTTCGCGTCCAGCATCCACACGGTCGGCTACTACCCGCGCAGCGAGCAGGTCAGCCCCGACATGCCGGTCCGCCCCGACACGTTCTACGGCGTCAGCAAGGTGGCGGGCGAGGCGCTGGGCCGCATGTACTGGGAACGTCACGGCCTGGAATTCGTGTCGGTCCGCATCTGCTCGTTCCTGCAGCGCCCGGAGTACGAACGCAACCTCAGCACGTGGCTCAGCCCCCGGGACGCCGTGCAGCTGTTCCGGCAGGCGATCACCGCGCCCCGCGTCGGCTACCTGACGGTGGCGGGCATCAGCGGCAACACGCGCGCCTGGATGACCCGCGACGGCTGGGACACCCTCGGGTACGTCCCGGAGGACGACGCCGAAACCTACCTGCAGGCCGTTCAGGGCCGCACGCAGGGCGCGCAGGGCAGCCGCACCGAGTCCAACCAGGGCGGCGTGTTCACCGAGCCGGACTACGTGGGCCTCGCCGCGACCGAACCGCGCTCCTGA
- a CDS encoding carbohydrate ABC transporter permease has protein sequence MTTTPISLSKSETTLPPARPALKPGRILMYAGLLVASLFFLLPVYLLIVTAFKTPDAINLATTWQLPKGLNWSSFSDAWAKVGGNMGNSLFLAVTATTLSALLGSLNGYALSKWKFRGANTLFALMLFGMFIPYQSVLIPLFQFVKSLGLYGSIWALVLAHVVYGIPITTLIFRNFYADVPDALIEAATIDGAGFWSIYGKVIFPISIPGFVVVVIWQFTQVWNEFLFAATLTSTSSQPVTYALAQLAGGQAVSWNLPMAGAILAAIPTLLVYIVLGRYFVRGLLAGSVKG, from the coding sequence ATGACCACCACCCCCATCTCGCTCAGCAAGTCCGAAACGACCCTGCCGCCCGCCCGGCCCGCCCTCAAGCCCGGCCGCATCCTGATGTACGCCGGTCTGCTCGTCGCGTCGCTGTTCTTCCTGCTGCCCGTGTACCTGCTGATCGTGACGGCCTTCAAGACGCCGGACGCCATCAACCTCGCCACCACCTGGCAGCTCCCGAAGGGCCTGAACTGGTCGAGCTTCAGCGACGCGTGGGCGAAGGTCGGCGGGAACATGGGCAACAGCCTGTTCCTCGCCGTGACCGCCACCACCCTCAGCGCGCTGCTCGGCAGCCTGAACGGCTACGCGCTCAGCAAGTGGAAGTTCCGGGGCGCGAACACCCTCTTCGCGCTGATGCTGTTCGGGATGTTCATCCCGTACCAGTCGGTGCTGATCCCGCTCTTCCAGTTCGTGAAGTCCCTCGGCCTGTACGGCAGCATCTGGGCGCTGGTGCTCGCGCACGTCGTGTACGGCATCCCGATCACCACCCTGATCTTCCGGAACTTCTACGCCGACGTGCCGGACGCCCTGATCGAGGCGGCCACCATCGACGGCGCGGGCTTCTGGAGCATCTACGGCAAGGTCATCTTCCCGATCAGCATTCCCGGCTTCGTGGTCGTGGTGATCTGGCAGTTCACGCAGGTCTGGAACGAGTTCCTGTTCGCCGCGACCCTCACGAGCACCAGCAGCCAGCCCGTCACGTACGCGCTCGCGCAGCTCGCGGGCGGTCAGGCGGTCAGCTGGAACCTGCCGATGGCGGGCGCGATCCTGGCGGCCATCCCCACCCTGCTCGTGTACATCGTGCTGGGCCGGTACTTCGTGCGCGGCCTGCTGGCGGGCAGCGTCAAGGGCTGA